In one Sphingomonas sp. AP4-R1 genomic region, the following are encoded:
- the lon gene encoding endopeptidase La: MNETFPVLPLRDIVVFPQMIVPLFVGRDKSVAALETAMSADKSIFLVAQLDPANDDPDASALYEIGVVATVLQLLKLPDGTVRVLVEGQRRGKLSELRTEGGHLIGDISPVAEGDENDDTETKGLIRSVIEQFERYAKLNKKISDDLPSQLAEIEEPGRLADAVAGNIAVKVSEKQAMLMESNPARRLEMAFAFMEGELGVLQVEKKIRSRVKRQMEKSQREYYLNEQLKAIQRELGTSEGDEGGDEIAELTQKIASTKLSKEARTKATAELKKLRTMAPMSAEATVVRNYLDVLLGLPWGKKSKVKKDIPAAQAVLDADHHGLEKVKDRIVEYLAVQARTNKLKGPILCLVGPPGVGKTSLGRSIAKATGREFVRQSLGGVRDEAEIRGHRRTYIGSLPGKIVSNLKKAGTSNPLFLLDEIDKLGQDFRGDPASALLEVLDPEQNGKFQDHYLEIDIDLSDVMFVTTANSLNLPQPLLDRMEIIRLEGYTEDEKLEIAKAHLLPKQIEAHGLKADEFELTDEGLRDLIRYYTREAGVRTLEREIAKVARKALRRILEGKDAKVVVTPDNLGEFSGVRKHRFGVSEEEDQIGAVTGLAWTEVGGELLTIEAVTVPGKGLVKTTGKLGEVMNESVQAAWSFVKARAPIYGIKPSIFTRKDVHIHLPEGAVPKDGPSAGIGMVTTLVSTLTGIPVRRDVAMTGEVTLRGRVLPIGGLKEKLLAALRGGITTVLIPQENEKDLADIPANIRENLQIVPVNHVDEVLSRALVRPVVAIEWTEADELATEPGANPASSDRGGSFARH; encoded by the coding sequence ATGAACGAAACCTTCCCCGTCCTGCCGCTGCGCGATATCGTCGTCTTCCCGCAGATGATCGTGCCCCTGTTCGTCGGCCGCGACAAATCGGTGGCCGCGCTGGAAACGGCGATGTCGGCGGACAAGTCGATCTTCCTCGTCGCCCAGCTGGATCCCGCCAATGACGATCCGGATGCGAGCGCGCTGTATGAGATCGGCGTCGTCGCCACGGTGCTGCAGCTGCTCAAGCTGCCGGACGGCACGGTGCGCGTGCTGGTGGAGGGGCAGCGTCGCGGCAAGCTTTCGGAGTTGCGGACCGAGGGGGGGCATCTCATCGGCGATATCTCTCCCGTCGCGGAAGGCGACGAGAATGACGATACCGAGACCAAGGGCCTCATCCGCTCGGTGATCGAGCAGTTCGAGCGCTATGCGAAGCTCAACAAGAAGATCTCCGACGATCTGCCGAGCCAGCTGGCCGAGATCGAGGAGCCGGGCCGCCTGGCCGATGCGGTGGCGGGCAATATCGCGGTGAAGGTCTCCGAGAAGCAGGCGATGCTGATGGAGTCCAATCCCGCCCGTCGTCTCGAAATGGCGTTCGCCTTCATGGAAGGCGAGTTGGGCGTTCTTCAGGTGGAGAAGAAAATCCGCAGCCGCGTAAAGCGGCAGATGGAGAAGAGCCAGCGCGAATATTATCTGAACGAGCAGCTGAAGGCGATCCAGCGCGAACTCGGCACGAGCGAGGGCGACGAGGGCGGCGACGAGATTGCCGAACTCACGCAGAAGATCGCCAGCACGAAGCTGTCCAAGGAAGCGCGCACGAAGGCGACGGCCGAGCTGAAGAAGCTCCGCACGATGGCGCCGATGAGTGCCGAGGCGACGGTCGTCCGCAACTATCTGGATGTTCTGCTCGGCCTGCCCTGGGGCAAGAAGAGCAAGGTGAAGAAGGATATACCGGCCGCGCAGGCGGTGCTGGATGCCGATCATCATGGGCTTGAGAAGGTCAAGGACCGGATCGTCGAATATCTGGCCGTGCAGGCGCGCACCAACAAGCTGAAGGGGCCGATCCTGTGCCTCGTCGGCCCGCCGGGCGTGGGCAAGACCAGCCTCGGCCGCTCGATCGCGAAGGCGACGGGCCGCGAATTCGTGCGCCAGTCGCTGGGCGGCGTGCGGGACGAGGCCGAGATCCGGGGCCACCGCCGCACCTATATCGGCTCGCTGCCGGGCAAGATCGTGTCGAACCTGAAGAAGGCCGGCACTTCCAACCCGCTGTTCCTGCTGGATGAGATCGACAAGCTCGGCCAGGATTTCCGGGGCGATCCCGCCTCGGCGCTGCTGGAGGTTCTCGATCCGGAGCAGAACGGCAAGTTCCAGGATCATTACCTCGAGATCGACATCGATCTTTCGGACGTGATGTTCGTGACGACGGCCAACTCGCTGAACCTGCCCCAGCCTTTGCTGGATCGCATGGAGATCATCCGGCTGGAGGGCTACACCGAGGATGAGAAGCTGGAGATCGCCAAGGCGCATCTCCTGCCCAAGCAGATCGAGGCGCACGGCCTGAAGGCCGATGAGTTCGAACTCACCGACGAGGGCCTGCGCGATCTGATCCGCTATTATACCCGCGAGGCGGGCGTCCGCACTCTGGAGCGCGAGATCGCCAAGGTGGCGCGCAAGGCGCTCCGCCGCATCCTGGAGGGCAAGGACGCCAAGGTCGTCGTGACACCCGACAATCTGGGTGAATTCTCCGGCGTGCGGAAGCATCGCTTCGGCGTTTCGGAGGAGGAGGACCAGATCGGCGCCGTGACGGGCCTGGCCTGGACCGAGGTCGGCGGCGAATTGCTGACGATTGAGGCGGTGACCGTTCCCGGCAAGGGACTGGTCAAGACGACCGGCAAGCTGGGCGAAGTGATGAACGAAAGCGTCCAGGCGGCATGGTCGTTCGTGAAGGCGCGCGCGCCGATCTATGGAATCAAGCCGTCCATTTTCACGCGGAAAGACGTGCATATTCACCTGCCGGAAGGTGCCGTGCCCAAGGATGGACCGTCCGCCGGCATCGGGATGGTGACGACTCTCGTCTCCACCCTGACCGGAATTCCTGTGCGCCGCGACGTAGCGATGACGGGAGAAGTGACGCTTCGCGGCCGCGTTTTGCCGATCGGCGGGCTCAAGGAAAAGCTTTTGGCTGCCTTGCGCGGCGGGATCACGACAGTCCTGATTCCTCAGGAAAATGAAAAGGATCTTGCCGATATTCCGGCGAATATTCGCGAAAATCTGCAGATTGTTCCGGTTAACCATGTGGACGAGGTTTTGTCGCGTGCGCTCGTCCGCCCGGTCGTAGCAATCGAATGGACTGAAGCAGATGAATTGGCGACGGAACCCGGCGCCAATCCGGCATCATCCGATCGCGGCGGAAGTTTTGCTCGACATTGA
- a CDS encoding alpha/beta fold hydrolase — MLRGVRAYQQAPRGRPMRRARKIARRGRTSLRDYGGHGGGHGDGHGTPIVFVPSLINGPEILDLDRDRSLLRWLKAQGLRPLLVDWGTPSSRERDLDIAGHVEKLLVPLLSRLPEPPILVGYCLGGTIAAAAAHLMPVRALALIASPWRFGGFPPSSRLRLAELWEQAREPAGQIGLLPMEIMQSAFWRLDPKRTLAKFESIGQKVGDRKALASFATVEDWANDGPPMTFAAARELMEDFFLRDRPGEKTWRVGGRIMDLSALPCPVLEVVSTSDRIVPHGSAAGVGDRITLRLGHVGMIVSGRAKELLWQPLLEWLSQVRRPC, encoded by the coding sequence GTGTTGCGGGGTGTCCGCGCCTATCAGCAGGCCCCGCGCGGCCGGCCGATGCGGCGCGCGCGCAAGATCGCGCGGCGCGGCCGTACGTCGCTGCGGGACTATGGCGGACATGGGGGCGGACACGGGGACGGACACGGCACGCCGATCGTGTTCGTGCCCTCGCTGATCAACGGGCCCGAAATCCTGGATCTCGATCGGGACCGCTCGTTGCTGCGCTGGCTCAAGGCGCAGGGCCTGCGGCCGCTGCTGGTCGACTGGGGCACGCCCTCCAGCCGCGAGCGCGATCTGGACATTGCCGGCCATGTCGAAAAACTGCTCGTGCCTTTGCTCTCGCGCCTGCCCGAGCCGCCGATCCTGGTCGGCTATTGCCTGGGCGGGACGATCGCCGCCGCCGCCGCGCACCTGATGCCGGTGCGCGCGCTGGCGCTGATCGCCTCACCGTGGAGATTTGGCGGTTTCCCGCCGTCCTCGCGCCTGCGCCTGGCCGAATTGTGGGAACAGGCGCGGGAGCCTGCGGGGCAGATCGGCCTCCTGCCGATGGAAATCATGCAATCCGCTTTCTGGCGGCTAGATCCCAAGCGCACGCTCGCGAAATTCGAATCGATCGGCCAGAAAGTGGGCGATCGAAAAGCGCTCGCCAGCTTCGCCACGGTGGAGGACTGGGCCAATGACGGCCCGCCCATGACCTTCGCCGCCGCGCGCGAACTGATGGAAGACTTCTTCCTGCGCGATCGGCCGGGCGAAAAAACATGGCGGGTCGGCGGCCGGATCATGGACCTTTCCGCCCTGCCCTGCCCCGTATTGGAGGTCGTTTCCACCAGCGACCGGATCGTTCCCCACGGATCCGCCGCCGGCGTGGGCGACCGAATCACGCTGCGGCTCGGCCATGTCGGCATGATCGTCAGCGGGCGGGCCAAGGAATTGTTATGGCAGCCCTTGTTGGAATGGCTTTCGCAGGTTCGGCGCCCCTGCTAG
- the dctA gene encoding C4-dicarboxylate transporter DctA — MLKVTDASPPPAVPHAWYKHLYFQVLVAIVAGVLVGHFAPATGEALKPLGDAFIKLVKMIIAPVIFLTIVTGIAGMRDLASVGRVAGKAFAYFLFFSTLALFVGLIVANVIRPGAGLNIDPATLDASKVSEFAAKAHETTLTGFLLGVIPETFLSALTEGNILQTLFVSVIFGIGLALIGERGERLTTALEDLSIAVFKVVSILMKAAPVGAFGAMAFTIGKYGVGTLANLAMLVGTFYLTSLLFVLVVLGVVARLCGFSILRLIAYLKAELLLVLGTSSSESALPALIQKMERAGCPKSVVGLVVPTGYSFNLDGTNIYMTLASLFIAQACNVHLTLGQQLLLLSVAMLSSKGAAGVTGAGFITLAATLSIVPSVPVAGMALILGVDRFMSECRSLTNFIGNAVATVVVSRWEGALDEAALDAAMHGRAVESEPAPATTLH; from the coding sequence ATGCTGAAAGTCACCGACGCGAGCCCGCCGCCTGCCGTTCCGCATGCCTGGTACAAGCACCTCTATTTCCAGGTGCTGGTCGCGATCGTCGCGGGCGTGCTGGTCGGCCATTTCGCGCCCGCCACCGGCGAGGCGCTGAAGCCGCTGGGCGATGCCTTCATCAAGCTGGTGAAGATGATCATCGCGCCCGTGATCTTCCTCACGATCGTGACGGGCATCGCCGGCATGCGCGATCTGGCCTCGGTCGGCCGCGTCGCGGGCAAGGCCTTCGCCTACTTCCTGTTCTTCTCCACGCTGGCCTTGTTCGTCGGCCTGATCGTGGCGAACGTGATCCGGCCCGGTGCGGGGCTCAACATCGATCCGGCGACGCTCGATGCCTCCAAGGTCAGCGAATTCGCTGCCAAGGCGCATGAGACGACGCTCACCGGCTTCCTGCTCGGCGTGATCCCGGAGACGTTCCTGTCGGCGCTGACCGAAGGCAATATCCTCCAGACCCTGTTCGTCTCGGTCATCTTCGGCATCGGCCTCGCGTTGATCGGCGAGCGCGGCGAACGGCTGACGACGGCGCTGGAGGATCTCTCGATCGCGGTGTTCAAGGTCGTCTCGATCCTGATGAAGGCGGCGCCCGTCGGCGCGTTCGGCGCGATGGCCTTCACGATCGGCAAATATGGCGTGGGCACGCTCGCCAATCTCGCGATGCTGGTCGGCACCTTCTATCTCACGTCGCTGCTGTTCGTGCTGGTGGTACTGGGCGTCGTCGCGCGCCTCTGCGGCTTCTCGATCCTGCGGCTGATCGCCTATCTGAAGGCGGAATTGCTGCTGGTGCTGGGCACCTCCTCGTCCGAAAGCGCCCTGCCCGCCTTGATCCAGAAGATGGAGCGGGCCGGCTGCCCCAAGTCGGTGGTCGGTCTGGTCGTGCCGACCGGTTACTCGTTCAATCTCGACGGCACGAACATCTATATGACGCTGGCGTCGCTGTTCATCGCGCAGGCCTGCAACGTGCATCTGACGCTGGGCCAGCAATTGCTGCTGCTGAGCGTGGCGATGCTCTCGTCCAAGGGAGCGGCGGGTGTGACGGGCGCGGGGTTCATCACGCTGGCGGCGACGCTCTCGATCGTGCCGTCGGTGCCGGTGGCGGGCATGGCGCTGATCCTCGGCGTCGATCGCTTCATGAGCGAGTGCCGCAGCCTCACCAACTTCATCGGCAATGCCGTGGCGACGGTGGTGGTGTCCCGCTGGGAAGGCGCGCTGGACGAGGCGGCGCTGGATGCGGCGATGCACGGGCGGGCTGTGGAGAGTGAACCGGCGCCCGCGACCACGCTTCACTGA
- the phaR gene encoding polyhydroxyalkanoate synthesis repressor PhaR, with protein sequence MAKSSNTSGPVVIKKYANRRLYNTESSSYITLDFLAQMTRDGREFKVIDAKTEEDITHNILTQIIMEEETRGQTMLPVGFLRELISLYGDSMQAMVPQYLEASMEAFRSNQAQFRQAMQGAFAGGPFAEIAKRNMDMMEAAAQAFKVKGGGKGAPAAGAAPEAGEAKDDLATLKEQMAALQAKLDKIGE encoded by the coding sequence ATGGCAAAATCATCAAACACTTCGGGCCCTGTCGTCATCAAGAAATATGCGAACCGCAGACTCTATAATACGGAAAGCTCGAGTTACATCACGCTCGATTTCCTCGCGCAGATGACGCGCGACGGCCGCGAGTTCAAGGTGATCGACGCGAAGACCGAAGAGGACATCACCCACAACATCCTCACCCAGATCATCATGGAGGAGGAAACGCGCGGCCAGACGATGCTGCCGGTGGGCTTCCTGCGCGAGCTGATCTCGCTCTACGGCGATTCCATGCAGGCGATGGTGCCGCAATATCTGGAGGCCTCGATGGAGGCGTTCCGCAGCAACCAGGCCCAGTTCCGTCAGGCCATGCAGGGCGCGTTCGCGGGCGGCCCCTTCGCCGAGATCGCCAAGCGCAACATGGACATGATGGAAGCCGCGGCACAGGCGTTCAAGGTCAAGGGCGGCGGCAAGGGCGCTCCCGCCGCGGGCGCCGCGCCGGAAGCCGGCGAAGCGAAGGACGACCTCGCCACGCTCAAGGAGCAGATGGCCGCGCTGCAGGCCAAGCTCGACAAGATCGGGGAATAA
- a CDS encoding HU family DNA-binding protein, with protein sequence MNKQELIVAVSEETGFNRGDTGRVVEAMLSKIGQTLVGGSEVRLVGFGTFSVTHRKPSTGRNPRTGEPMDIASTSQPKFRAGKVLKELVN encoded by the coding sequence ATGAACAAGCAGGAACTTATCGTCGCGGTCTCGGAAGAGACCGGCTTCAATCGTGGTGATACCGGTCGCGTCGTGGAAGCGATGCTTAGCAAGATCGGGCAAACCTTGGTGGGCGGAAGTGAAGTCCGCCTCGTTGGGTTTGGAACGTTTTCGGTAACACACCGGAAACCTTCCACGGGTCGAAATCCTCGCACGGGCGAGCCGATGGATATTGCATCGACGAGCCAGCCGAAGTTTCGCGCCGGGAAGGTTCTCAAGGAACTGGTGAACTAG
- a CDS encoding TonB-dependent receptor, which produces MAALSPAPVLAQQEAPAPSPARSEAAPVDEEEAIIVNGQKPPGSVVGDIPAEQILNPADVRAYGVNSISDILSELAPQTGSNQGRGGGSPAVLLNGKRISSFSEIRDIPTEAILRIEIMPEEVALKYGFGSDQKVVNFVLRRRFDAKTVVADGTTSTDGGGESGTLEGGTIKIRGDNRFNLNARLQASARLLESDRDLISTAAGTPYSQQGNIVAGRGGEIDPRLSALVGTPVTIAGVPASAANAAPALSAFVPGANNQTNTDISPYRTLRPETETLTINSVYARAFGGISATANGLLTVTRSKALNGLPSTSLSLPAGNPYSPFASAVQVDRYLGSDPLSQRTNGWTGHLGAGANGQFSSAWRWTATGNYDHGDSKTRTETGLDTTAIQARLTANDATLNPYGDLDPLVGGLLVNRARSITNSGDFQIVSRGTVARLPAGPIGTTIKAGGTVQAIDASSLRAGISQSSSLSRTGGNGQLSIDLPIASRRAGVLTPLGNLTANVNVAVNQYSDFGTLRTYGYGVNWSPRTPLTLIFSITDDEGAPTVAQLGNPTVVTPAARVFDYRLGQSVDVTSVTGGNPNLLADNRHVMKIGGTWKPLPKTDLSITANYVKSRIRNAINSLPEPTAAIEAAFPDRFIRDADGDLTRVDTRPVNFSREDTESLRWGFNISIPLKPTAGQIAAFRKLAAERGFPFPGGPGGPGGPGGRPPEGGPPPEGGAPPSERAATSNSGQSSTAAERGVGGGGGAGPGGGGPGGGGGPGGPGGGGPGGGGRGFGGFGGPRGGGQAGGRLQFALYHTWHFQDEVLIRPGLPVLDRLAGDATGSGGGQPRHELEGQAGYSNGGLGLRLSANWQSATTAKATAASAVGDLRFSDLTTFDLRLFADLGQMPQFIGKGWARNMRVTVSVTNLFNERQMVRDANGDTPVRYQPAYLDPLGRAVRIGIRKLFAPIPPRGAFRPGQQRPQ; this is translated from the coding sequence ATGGCTGCCCTTTCGCCCGCCCCCGTGCTGGCCCAGCAGGAGGCGCCCGCGCCTTCTCCGGCCAGAAGCGAGGCCGCCCCGGTGGACGAGGAAGAGGCGATCATCGTCAACGGCCAGAAACCGCCCGGATCGGTGGTGGGCGATATTCCGGCCGAACAGATCCTCAACCCGGCGGACGTGCGCGCCTATGGCGTGAACTCCATCTCGGATATCCTGAGCGAACTGGCGCCGCAGACGGGCAGCAATCAGGGCCGTGGCGGCGGCTCGCCCGCCGTGCTGTTGAACGGCAAGCGCATCTCCAGTTTCTCCGAGATCCGCGACATCCCGACCGAGGCGATCCTGCGGATCGAGATCATGCCGGAGGAAGTGGCGCTCAAATACGGCTTCGGTTCGGACCAGAAGGTGGTGAATTTCGTGCTGCGCCGCCGCTTCGACGCCAAGACGGTGGTGGCGGACGGCACCACCTCTACCGATGGCGGCGGCGAGAGCGGCACGCTGGAAGGCGGCACGATCAAGATACGCGGCGACAATCGCTTCAATCTGAACGCCCGGCTGCAGGCCAGCGCGCGCCTGCTGGAAAGCGATCGCGACCTGATCTCGACGGCGGCGGGCACGCCCTATTCGCAGCAGGGCAATATCGTCGCGGGGCGCGGCGGCGAGATCGATCCGCGTCTGAGCGCGCTGGTGGGCACGCCGGTGACGATCGCGGGCGTCCCCGCCTCCGCCGCCAATGCGGCGCCGGCCCTCTCCGCCTTCGTGCCGGGCGCGAACAACCAGACCAACACCGATATCTCGCCCTATCGCACGCTGCGGCCCGAGACGGAGACGCTCACGATCAACTCGGTCTATGCGCGCGCCTTCGGCGGCATTTCGGCGACGGCCAACGGACTGCTCACCGTCACGCGCAGCAAGGCGCTGAACGGCCTGCCCTCCACCTCGCTCTCCTTGCCCGCCGGCAATCCTTATTCCCCCTTCGCCTCGGCGGTGCAGGTCGATCGCTATCTCGGCAGCGATCCGCTTTCGCAGCGGACCAATGGCTGGACCGGCCATCTCGGCGCGGGCGCGAACGGGCAATTCTCCAGCGCGTGGCGCTGGACCGCGACCGGCAATTACGACCATGGCGACAGCAAGACGCGCACCGAGACCGGGCTCGACACCACCGCCATCCAGGCGCGGCTGACGGCGAACGACGCCACGCTCAATCCCTATGGCGATCTCGATCCGCTGGTGGGCGGGCTGCTCGTCAACCGGGCGCGCTCGATCACCAACAGCGGCGATTTCCAGATCGTTTCGCGCGGCACTGTCGCGCGGCTGCCGGCCGGACCGATCGGGACGACGATCAAGGCGGGCGGCACGGTGCAGGCGATCGATGCCAGTTCGCTGCGCGCGGGGATTTCGCAATCCAGTTCGCTCTCGCGCACCGGCGGCAATGGCCAGCTCAGCATCGATCTGCCGATCGCCAGCCGCCGCGCGGGCGTGCTGACCCCGCTCGGCAACCTGACCGCCAACGTCAATGTCGCGGTCAATCAATATAGCGATTTCGGCACGCTCCGGACCTACGGCTATGGCGTCAACTGGTCGCCACGCACGCCGCTCACGCTGATCTTCTCGATCACCGATGACGAAGGTGCGCCGACCGTGGCCCAGCTCGGCAATCCCACGGTGGTGACGCCGGCCGCGCGCGTGTTCGATTATCGGCTCGGCCAGTCGGTGGACGTCACCTCCGTCACCGGCGGCAACCCCAATCTGCTGGCCGACAACCGCCATGTGATGAAGATCGGCGGCACCTGGAAGCCTCTGCCCAAGACCGATCTTTCGATCACCGCCAATTATGTGAAGAGCCGCATCCGCAACGCGATCAATTCGCTGCCCGAGCCGACGGCGGCGATCGAGGCGGCCTTCCCCGATCGCTTCATCCGCGATGCGGACGGCGATCTCACCCGCGTCGACACGCGGCCCGTGAACTTCAGCCGTGAGGATACGGAAAGCCTGCGCTGGGGCTTCAACATCTCGATCCCGCTCAAGCCCACCGCCGGCCAGATCGCGGCCTTCCGCAAGCTGGCGGCCGAGCGGGGCTTCCCGTTTCCGGGTGGGCCCGGCGGTCCGGGCGGTCCCGGCGGCCGTCCCCCCGAAGGCGGCCCGCCGCCCGAGGGTGGCGCCCCGCCGAGCGAGCGCGCCGCGACCAGCAATAGCGGCCAGAGTTCCACAGCTGCCGAACGCGGCGTGGGTGGCGGTGGTGGCGCCGGACCGGGTGGTGGCGGACCGGGCGGCGGTGGCGGCCCCGGTGGGCCAGGCGGCGGCGGGCCCGGCGGTGGCGGCCGAGGCTTCGGCGGCTTCGGTGGACCGCGCGGCGGCGGACAGGCGGGCGGCCGCCTCCAGTTCGCGCTCTACCATACCTGGCATTTCCAGGATGAGGTGCTGATCCGGCCGGGCCTGCCCGTGCTCGATCGGCTGGCGGGTGACGCGACCGGGTCGGGCGGCGGCCAGCCCCGCCACGAACTGGAGGGGCAAGCCGGCTATTCGAACGGCGGCCTCGGCCTGCGCCTCTCGGCCAACTGGCAGAGCGCCACCACGGCGAAGGCGACGGCGGCGAGCGCGGTGGGCGACCTGCGCTTCTCCGATCTCACCACCTTCGATCTGCGGCTGTTCGCGGATCTGGGGCAGATGCCGCAATTCATCGGCAAGGGCTGGGCGCGCAACATGCGCGTCACCGTCAGCGTGACCAACCTGTTCAACGAGCGCCAGATGGTGCGCGATGCGAACGGCGATACGCCGGTACGCTATCAGCCGGCTTATCTGGATCCGCTGGGCCGCGCGGTGCGGATCGGCATCCGCAAGCTCTTCGCGCCCATTCCGCCGCGCGGCGCCTTCCGGCCTGGGCAGCAGCGCCCGCAATAA
- a CDS encoding acetyl-CoA C-acetyltransferase: protein MAEIVITGAKRTPVGSFNGAFASVTAHELGRTAIVAALEQAGVSPDEVDEVVLGQILAAGEGQGPARQAAIGAGIPVEATAYSVNQICGSGLRAVALAAQGIAAGDADIIVAGGQESMSLAPHAQHMRGGTKMGPLTLVDTMMVDALTDAFEKYPMGMTAENLAERYQITREAQDAFATASQNKAEKARAEGRFADEIAPVTVKNRKGEIVVADDEYIRAGATTEMMAGLRPAFKKDGSVTAGNSSGINDGAAAIVLMTAEAAAKRGAKVLGRIASWATAGVEPAYMGIGPVPASKKALAKAGWTLDEVDLIEANEAFAAQALAVGQELGWDPAKVNVNGGAIAIGHPVGASGARVLTTLLYEMEKRDAKKGLATLCIGGGMGIAMCIARD from the coding sequence GTGGCTGAGATCGTGATTACCGGCGCCAAGAGGACGCCCGTCGGAAGCTTCAACGGCGCCTTCGCCAGCGTGACCGCGCATGAACTGGGACGCACGGCGATCGTCGCCGCACTCGAACAGGCCGGCGTTTCGCCCGACGAGGTGGACGAAGTGGTGCTCGGCCAGATTCTGGCGGCGGGCGAAGGCCAGGGCCCGGCACGGCAGGCCGCGATCGGCGCCGGCATCCCGGTGGAAGCGACCGCTTATTCGGTGAACCAGATCTGCGGCTCCGGCCTGCGCGCGGTGGCGCTGGCGGCGCAGGGCATCGCGGCGGGCGATGCGGACATCATCGTCGCGGGCGGCCAGGAAAGCATGTCGCTGGCTCCGCACGCCCAGCATATGCGCGGCGGCACCAAGATGGGCCCGCTCACGCTGGTCGATACGATGATGGTCGATGCGCTGACCGACGCGTTCGAGAAATATCCGATGGGCATGACGGCCGAGAATCTGGCCGAGCGCTACCAGATCACGCGCGAGGCGCAGGACGCCTTCGCCACCGCCAGCCAGAACAAGGCCGAGAAGGCCCGCGCCGAAGGCCGCTTCGCGGACGAGATCGCGCCCGTCACGGTCAAGAATCGCAAGGGCGAGATCGTGGTGGCGGACGACGAATATATCCGCGCCGGCGCCACGACCGAGATGATGGCCGGGCTCCGCCCCGCCTTCAAGAAGGATGGCAGCGTCACCGCCGGCAATTCGAGCGGCATCAATGACGGCGCCGCCGCCATCGTGCTGATGACCGCCGAGGCCGCCGCCAAGCGTGGCGCCAAGGTGCTGGGCCGGATCGCCTCCTGGGCGACGGCCGGCGTCGAGCCCGCTTATATGGGCATCGGCCCCGTCCCCGCCTCTAAGAAGGCGTTGGCCAAGGCGGGCTGGACGCTGGACGAGGTGGACCTGATCGAGGCGAACGAGGCGTTCGCAGCCCAGGCGCTGGCGGTCGGGCAGGAACTGGGCTGGGATCCGGCCAAGGTGAACGTCAATGGCGGCGCGATCGCGATCGGCCATCCGGTCGGCGCCAGCGGCGCGCGCGTGCTGACGACTTTGCTCTACGAGATGGAGAAGCGCGACGCCAAGAAGGGCCTCGCCACGCTCTGCATCGGCGGCGGCATGGGCATCGCGATGTGCATCGCCCGCGACTGA
- a CDS encoding MFS transporter, whose protein sequence is MQIDQSPPLRVVHPALVHLALAVGGFAIGTTEFATMSLLPYFARDLGIDAPTAGNVISAYALGVVVGAPTIAVLAAKMSRRSLLIGLMLFFGVANALSGIAPTYHWMLLFRFLSGLPHGAYFGISALMAASLVPANKRVAAVSRVMLGLTIATVIGVPLANILGQVVGWRWGFALVAALSLTTAALVGLYAPQEKADGAASPLRELGALRRPQVWLTLATGAVGFGGLFAVYTYLADTMLAVTKVSPAMIPVALVVFGVGMTAGTAIVPRFADRHLMPSAAVLLLWSAVTLLLWPAAAPHLPSLLVAVFAIGFGGAYGVVLQTRLMDVAGDAQALAASLHHSAFNTANAIGPLFGGMAIRAGLGWTSTGYVGCALALGGLAIWLLAWRLSSGEPPHAVSAERLPIH, encoded by the coding sequence ATGCAAATCGATCAGTCCCCGCCCCTGCGCGTCGTCCATCCCGCGCTCGTTCATCTCGCGCTTGCCGTCGGCGGCTTCGCCATCGGGACGACCGAATTCGCGACGATGAGCCTGCTGCCGTATTTCGCCCGCGATCTGGGCATCGATGCGCCCACGGCTGGCAACGTTATCAGCGCCTATGCGCTGGGCGTCGTGGTCGGCGCGCCGACCATCGCGGTGCTGGCGGCGAAGATGTCGCGCCGTTCGCTGCTGATCGGCCTGATGCTGTTCTTCGGCGTCGCCAATGCGCTGTCCGGGATCGCGCCGACCTATCACTGGATGCTGCTGTTCCGCTTCCTGAGCGGCCTGCCGCACGGCGCCTATTTCGGCATCTCGGCGCTGATGGCCGCCTCGCTCGTACCGGCCAACAAACGCGTGGCCGCCGTCAGCCGGGTGATGCTCGGGCTGACGATCGCCACCGTGATCGGCGTGCCGCTCGCCAACATCCTCGGCCAGGTCGTCGGCTGGCGCTGGGGTTTCGCGCTGGTCGCCGCGCTGAGCCTGACGACGGCGGCGCTCGTCGGCCTCTATGCCCCGCAGGAAAAGGCGGATGGCGCGGCCAGCCCGCTGCGCGAACTGGGTGCGCTGCGCCGCCCGCAGGTGTGGCTGACGCTTGCCACCGGCGCGGTGGGCTTTGGCGGCCTGTTCGCCGTCTACACCTATCTGGCCGATACGATGCTGGCGGTGACCAAGGTGTCGCCTGCGATGATCCCGGTGGCGCTCGTCGTCTTCGGCGTGGGCATGACGGCCGGCACCGCGATCGTGCCGCGCTTCGCCGATCGGCACCTGATGCCCTCCGCCGCCGTGTTGCTGCTGTGGTCGGCCGTGACCTTGCTGCTGTGGCCCGCCGCCGCGCCGCACCTGCCGAGCCTGCTCGTCGCGGTTTTCGCGATCGGCTTCGGCGGCGCCTATGGCGTCGTGCTGCAGACCCGGCTGATGGACGTGGCGGGCGACGCGCAGGCGCTGGCCGCCTCGCTCCACCATTCGGCCTTCAACACCGCCAACGCGATCGGCCCGCTGTTCGGCGGAATGGCGATCCGCGCGGGGCTGGGCTGGACCTCGACGGGCTATGTCGGCTGCGCGCTGGCGCTGGGCGGCCTAGCCATCTGGCTGCTCGCCTGGCGGCTGTCCTCGGGCGAGCCGCCTCATGCCGTCTCGGCCGAGCGCCTCCCGATCCACTGA